Proteins encoded together in one Balneolales bacterium ANBcel1 window:
- a CDS encoding PAS domain S-box protein → MQKKQYSKILLAASDATSAAVEEEILQKLGYQVDVVYSGEEACNAISTSEDVDLVLMNTRLDLAENGARDGVKAAAVLREQSGLPIVFIHSNSDSSALQEAEKLSPYGYLDKHGSMEVWGAVIRTALRLDGFFVEEAAMEAEQEFQSLLQNIPNVAVQGYRMDGTTVYWNRASETIYGYSAEEALGKNLLDLIIPPEMKKPVSRAIREMARTGVAIPADELVLMKKGGAPAPVYSSHTIVNKPGRPALMFCIDIDISERKEAERRSKFEEELRQLLVRLSTGFINVPIDDIEPEIHRSLSEVGLFTKADSAFIVEYDFKKRTANYSHEWIRKGSKLPGVGGKEISMDTLEPCVEKHKAGEPVYIRNTVQLTKDFALRRFLEQQGAKSLLAIPLMINNNGCTGFVGFHSQDGNHQFGENEQQLLKVYSQMLLNVMERRKFEEELWKSEEKNRRLFDTMPQGVIYQDADGTIISANTQAEKILGRSQKKLIGKTSFDAIWNMITEVGSPVPREEHPAMQAILTGQAVSPVVRGVYHPVLKEHVWLSITAVPLFRRGETTPYKAYAMFEDITDKRRTERNYQSLFQEMLDGFALHEIVRDDTGTPVDYRILAVNPAFEYITGLKSEEIIGKSVREVLPETEAQWVYEYGRVALTGRPAYFENYSSEFDKYFEVKTFCPSENQFACIFADITDRKYKESLIRKNLQEKDAMLAEIHHRVKNNLAVISSLLRLDADRYMDTGSGEVLMKAESRIRSMALIHESLYQADSFSGIRFDEYLKALAGHIRSHYSGLKSGITINYETRPVTIDITRAIPCGIIFNELITNGFKHAFPDREEGVICLELGTDGADIVLTYRDNGIGLSEKIVKNIKTGTIDSLGIQMVQGLVQQLRGRMTVDISTGTRIEMRFKSHVSGSSVSRHRIHSGSEKVSFDLRSR, encoded by the coding sequence ATGCAGAAAAAACAATACAGCAAGATCCTTCTTGCAGCATCGGATGCCACCTCGGCGGCAGTGGAAGAGGAGATACTGCAGAAGCTGGGTTACCAGGTTGATGTCGTTTATTCCGGGGAAGAAGCCTGTAATGCGATTTCCACATCGGAAGATGTTGATCTTGTTCTCATGAATACGCGGCTGGACCTGGCTGAAAACGGTGCCCGTGATGGTGTCAAAGCCGCAGCAGTGCTTAGAGAGCAATCCGGCCTTCCGATCGTTTTTATCCACTCGAATTCCGATTCATCGGCACTGCAAGAGGCGGAAAAACTGTCCCCATATGGTTATCTGGATAAACATGGCTCCATGGAGGTTTGGGGTGCCGTGATCCGGACTGCGCTTCGGCTTGATGGTTTTTTTGTGGAAGAGGCTGCCATGGAAGCCGAACAGGAGTTTCAGTCTCTTTTGCAGAATATTCCAAATGTGGCTGTTCAGGGCTACAGGATGGATGGTACAACGGTGTACTGGAATCGGGCTTCTGAAACCATTTACGGGTATTCCGCCGAAGAAGCGTTGGGAAAAAACCTGCTGGATCTCATCATACCCCCTGAAATGAAAAAACCGGTATCCAGGGCGATCAGGGAGATGGCCCGAACCGGGGTGGCCATTCCTGCCGATGAACTGGTACTAATGAAAAAGGGGGGTGCTCCTGCACCGGTGTACTCCAGTCATACCATTGTAAATAAGCCCGGCCGACCGGCTTTGATGTTCTGTATTGATATCGATATCTCCGAACGAAAAGAGGCTGAAAGAAGGTCAAAATTCGAAGAGGAGCTCAGGCAATTGCTGGTTCGGCTTTCCACCGGGTTTATCAATGTGCCGATTGATGATATTGAGCCGGAGATTCACCGCTCGTTGTCTGAAGTAGGCCTTTTTACAAAAGCAGACAGCGCTTTTATTGTGGAATATGACTTCAAAAAACGGACGGCAAACTATTCCCATGAGTGGATCCGGAAAGGCAGCAAGCTGCCAGGAGTCGGTGGGAAAGAAATTTCCATGGATACCCTTGAGCCGTGTGTAGAAAAGCATAAAGCCGGCGAGCCTGTTTACATCCGCAACACCGTACAGTTGACTAAAGATTTTGCTTTGAGGCGTTTTTTGGAGCAACAAGGCGCAAAAAGTCTGCTTGCGATCCCTCTGATGATCAATAATAATGGCTGCACTGGCTTTGTCGGATTTCATTCTCAGGATGGTAATCACCAATTCGGCGAAAACGAACAGCAACTGCTGAAGGTCTACTCTCAGATGCTCTTGAACGTGATGGAGCGAAGGAAGTTTGAAGAGGAGCTTTGGAAGAGTGAGGAGAAAAACCGGCGTCTGTTCGATACCATGCCCCAGGGGGTGATTTATCAGGATGCCGATGGCACGATTATTTCAGCCAATACGCAGGCGGAAAAGATACTGGGAAGGTCGCAGAAAAAGTTGATCGGTAAAACCTCATTTGACGCCATATGGAATATGATCACCGAAGTGGGAAGTCCGGTACCCAGGGAAGAGCATCCCGCCATGCAGGCAATTCTGACAGGACAGGCGGTAAGCCCGGTTGTTCGAGGCGTATACCATCCGGTGCTGAAAGAACATGTCTGGCTTTCTATTACCGCTGTGCCGCTGTTCCGTCGGGGTGAAACGACCCCGTACAAGGCATATGCCATGTTTGAAGACATCACTGACAAACGAAGGACAGAGAGGAATTATCAGAGCTTGTTCCAGGAAATGCTGGACGGATTTGCCCTGCATGAAATTGTTCGAGATGATACGGGGACTCCCGTTGATTACCGCATTCTGGCAGTGAACCCGGCATTTGAATATATAACCGGACTTAAATCCGAGGAGATCATCGGTAAATCTGTGCGGGAAGTGTTACCGGAAACCGAAGCCCAGTGGGTTTACGAATACGGAAGAGTGGCCCTCACGGGGCGTCCGGCCTATTTTGAGAACTATTCGTCCGAGTTCGATAAGTATTTTGAAGTAAAGACGTTTTGTCCGTCCGAAAACCAGTTTGCCTGTATATTCGCGGATATCACCGACCGTAAATACAAGGAGTCTCTGATCCGCAAGAACCTCCAGGAGAAGGACGCGATGCTGGCCGAAATTCATCACCGCGTTAAAAACAATCTCGCGGTTATTTCCAGCCTGCTTCGGCTCGATGCCGATCGCTACATGGATACCGGCAGCGGCGAAGTATTGATGAAGGCCGAGAGCCGCATCCGCTCCATGGCTTTGATTCACGAAAGTCTCTATCAGGCCGACTCATTTTCGGGAATTCGTTTTGATGAGTATTTAAAAGCATTGGCAGGTCATATCCGCTCCCATTATTCCGGATTGAAAAGCGGGATCACCATCAACTACGAGACCAGGCCGGTTACCATAGACATCACCCGGGCCATTCCCTGCGGCATTATTTTTAATGAATTGATTACCAATGGATTCAAGCATGCGTTTCCCGACCGGGAAGAGGGTGTTATCTGCCTGGAGCTGGGTACCGACGGGGCAGATATCGTTTTAACCTACCGCGATAACGGCATCGGCCTGAGTGAGAAAATCGTCAAAAATATCAAAACGGGAACCATCGACTCGCTCGGAATACAGATGGTGCAGGGTTTGGTCCAGCAATTACGCGGCAGGATGACGGTCGATATTTCTACGGGTACCCGCATTGAAATGCGGTTCAAATCGCATGTATCCGGATCAAGCGTGAGCCGGCATCGTATTCATAGCGGTTCGGAGAAAGTTTCCTTTGATCTGAGAAGCAGGTAA
- a CDS encoding LytTR family DNA-binding domain-containing protein, producing MDLLIIEDEMPAAERLKKLVKQVKPQARCLGPLDSIEDSVAWLRSHSAPDLILCDIHLADGMSFDIFEQVDTSAPIIFTTAYDQYAIRAFKLNSVDYLLKPIDPEELRRSLQKRDRWHNPTSPEYGSLDVRQLKKMLAATTGPWKTRFLVRSGDIIKSISVQEIARFSSEDKVTLLHTRDAKARIVDYTLTELEEMLDPDYFFRLNRKCIASIDSVEKITVYSGSRLSVQLKDAKGGEEIVSRDRVTEFRKWMGQ from the coding sequence ATGGACCTGTTGATAATCGAAGATGAAATGCCCGCGGCCGAGCGATTAAAGAAACTCGTTAAGCAGGTGAAGCCGCAGGCCCGGTGCCTGGGGCCCCTCGACAGTATTGAAGATTCCGTGGCCTGGCTCCGGTCACATTCCGCCCCGGACCTGATCCTGTGCGACATTCATCTCGCGGACGGCATGAGCTTTGACATCTTTGAACAGGTGGATACCTCCGCGCCCATCATCTTCACTACCGCATATGACCAATACGCCATCCGGGCGTTCAAACTCAACTCTGTGGACTATCTGCTGAAGCCGATCGACCCGGAGGAGCTGCGCCGGTCACTGCAGAAGCGGGACCGATGGCACAACCCAACATCCCCGGAATACGGAAGCCTGGATGTCCGGCAGTTGAAGAAAATGCTCGCGGCCACGACCGGCCCCTGGAAAACCCGCTTTCTGGTGAGAAGCGGCGACATCATCAAAAGCATAAGCGTTCAGGAGATCGCCCGCTTTTCCAGTGAGGACAAGGTGACGCTGCTGCATACCCGTGACGCAAAGGCTCGTATTGTGGATTATACACTGACCGAGCTGGAAGAAATGCTGGATCCCGATTACTTTTTCCGGCTGAACAGAAAATGTATCGCTTCCATCGATTCGGTCGAAAAGATTACGGTTTATTCGGGGAGCAGGCTAAGCGTGCAGTTGAAAGATGCAAAGGGTGGAGAGGAGATCGTTAGCCGCGACCGTGTGACGGAGTTCCGTAAATGGATGGGGCAGTAG
- a CDS encoding histidine kinase, translating to MDRTSNPSATAPDPDSGAETVSGRNDAAPPGANYGQRVFGKAGPFLLINAGIALAVTAFICFSCFFEPGQTARLLSLFSLSFLMSSALSWGGDRVDRYFESRFSWLEQPVLRLLLTTLSYLAFVFVIGYVLLSLYVAVTEGQLIVIDYSWRMIFSDVLLTMGIALVIISIFIARSWLLQWRRSAVEAEQLRTELADARYRALVDQLNPHFLFNSLNTLSHLVHDDPEASDRFIRKLSQIYRYLLDVQHEELVTLERELAFAEDYLSLQSIRFGERLVYELNRPGEEIRRLLLPPLSLQLLLENAVKHNAASTGKPLRITVDTDHQELVVTNTRRPRSSPSGESRGVGLRNIKRRYALLTRREPRIEQTETEFRVALPLLHTGDS from the coding sequence ATGGACAGAACCTCCAATCCTTCCGCAACGGCTCCGGATCCTGATTCCGGGGCCGAAACGGTGTCCGGAAGGAATGACGCGGCACCCCCCGGGGCCAACTACGGTCAGAGGGTGTTCGGGAAGGCGGGACCGTTTCTGTTGATCAACGCCGGAATCGCGCTGGCCGTAACCGCCTTTATCTGTTTTTCCTGCTTTTTCGAACCGGGACAGACCGCCCGGCTTCTATCCCTGTTTTCTCTCTCGTTTCTGATGAGCTCGGCGCTGAGCTGGGGCGGCGACCGGGTTGACCGTTACTTTGAGTCGCGCTTCTCCTGGCTGGAGCAGCCGGTACTCCGCCTGCTGCTCACTACCCTGTCTTACCTGGCTTTTGTTTTTGTGATCGGCTATGTGCTGCTATCGCTGTATGTGGCCGTAACCGAGGGGCAGCTCATTGTTATCGATTACTCCTGGAGGATGATTTTTTCCGATGTGCTGTTGACGATGGGCATCGCTCTGGTGATCATTTCGATATTCATCGCGCGGTCCTGGCTGCTGCAGTGGAGGCGGTCGGCGGTCGAAGCCGAACAGCTTCGAACAGAGCTGGCCGATGCACGCTATCGTGCACTGGTGGACCAGCTCAACCCGCATTTTCTGTTCAATTCGCTCAACACCCTCTCCCATCTGGTCCATGACGATCCGGAAGCCTCGGATCGTTTCATCCGGAAACTATCCCAGATCTACCGGTACCTGCTGGATGTGCAGCACGAAGAACTGGTGACACTGGAGCGGGAACTCGCTTTCGCGGAAGATTATCTGTCGCTTCAAAGCATCCGGTTCGGAGAGCGGCTGGTGTATGAGCTGAACCGGCCCGGCGAAGAGATCCGCCGCCTTCTGCTGCCGCCTCTATCGCTGCAACTGCTGCTTGAAAACGCCGTCAAACACAATGCCGCAAGTACCGGCAAACCGCTTCGGATCACCGTGGACACCGATCATCAGGAGCTGGTGGTCACCAATACCCGCCGGCCCCGCAGTTCTCCTTCAGGCGAGTCCCGGGGGGTGGGCCTGCGGAACATAAAAAGGCGCTACGCGCTGCTCACACGGAGAGAACCCAGAATTGAACAGACCGAGACGGAGTTTCGGGTCGCCCTGCCTCTGCTGCACACAGGTGATTCATAA
- a CDS encoding TonB-dependent receptor — translation MSVLLTLCLALLPLLSHQGGATGALASADSSIPSTGHTSSTKMEFGHTQLFETDGVPPQAVIRGTVTDSGGEPMPGVNIYLRNTYTGTTSDENGRFRFSTTATGEHILVFQFLGFNSVEKPVSLPPDQTLDSASPDIRVDAVMRESVTWMSAVTITAGTMEASEESRAVVLRPLDIVTTPSAMGDLTTAFQTLPGTSTSGSDGRLFVRGGDATETGIYMDGLRIGNAYGTTPHNVPTRTRFDPYLFRGSFFSTGGFSAEYDQALSSVLVLHSVDEPLRTQTDAGLLSVGGSLRHTQTGSRSSLIASANYTDLTPFHRVIPQNLEWDRSPFSRDFSLAARHKPSSLTLLKGYVHHESGGLSLWDRDGAHGPASSGFDHLRIDNSYTYTQFAFRRAGTGRVIRGGLSASLNNDTFVFSAAENGAGVMELGVRQQQLHGKVVADHQVADRMLLKTGAEAFVNRYREEILPEHMERSLSGLLGGAFAEVDYLFSNALTVRAGLRVAYSDLAGQWWLPLRFSMAWELPHGLGQVSAAAGTFHQMPDEELHVVQPDMAVSESRHLILNYQYRSTVRTFRIEAYHKEYDKLATYRGSRFRYHDIAQTGSGSARGFDVLMRDTGSFTNTDFWISYSYIDSRRQFGGYESRVQPAFAPRHNGSLVVKRFITKLQSQPGLSLTLNDGYPYTDPGQPGEMNARTRTYADLSLSWSYLPRPNIIIHVACSNVTGRNNVFGYEYIMDTSGSTQRQAVRQTAPRFFLVGLFWTFSGDKTANQLNNL, via the coding sequence ATGAGCGTACTCCTGACCCTTTGTCTGGCTCTGCTTCCGCTTCTCTCCCATCAGGGCGGTGCCACCGGAGCACTGGCATCCGCTGATAGCAGCATTCCGTCAACCGGCCATACCAGTTCCACAAAAATGGAATTCGGTCACACCCAACTCTTCGAAACGGACGGTGTACCTCCGCAGGCCGTCATCCGCGGAACCGTAACGGATTCCGGAGGAGAACCGATGCCTGGCGTAAACATCTACCTCAGAAACACCTATACCGGAACTACCTCGGATGAAAACGGCCGGTTCCGATTTTCGACCACAGCAACGGGGGAGCATATTCTGGTATTTCAGTTTCTCGGGTTCAACAGCGTGGAAAAACCGGTGTCGCTGCCGCCTGACCAGACCCTGGACTCTGCTAGCCCCGACATCCGGGTGGACGCCGTCATGAGAGAGTCGGTAACCTGGATGTCTGCCGTAACGATCACCGCCGGCACCATGGAGGCCTCCGAAGAGAGCCGGGCAGTTGTACTGCGGCCACTCGACATTGTAACCACCCCCTCGGCGATGGGTGACCTCACCACCGCGTTTCAAACGTTGCCGGGAACCAGCACTTCAGGCAGCGACGGCAGGCTGTTCGTCAGGGGTGGGGACGCGACCGAAACCGGCATCTATATGGACGGGCTCCGAATCGGCAACGCCTACGGCACCACTCCACACAACGTGCCGACCCGGACCCGCTTCGACCCGTACCTGTTTCGCGGTTCCTTTTTCAGTACAGGCGGTTTTTCGGCGGAATACGACCAGGCCCTCTCCTCGGTCCTGGTATTGCATTCGGTGGATGAACCCCTGCGCACCCAGACCGACGCCGGACTTCTTTCCGTCGGCGGATCCCTGCGTCATACACAAACAGGAAGTCGCAGCAGCCTGATCGCTTCCGCCAACTATACCGACCTCACCCCCTTCCACCGCGTCATCCCGCAAAATCTGGAGTGGGACCGCAGTCCGTTCAGCCGGGATTTCTCCCTTGCAGCGCGTCACAAGCCATCGTCCCTGACCCTGCTTAAAGGATATGTCCACCATGAGTCGGGCGGACTATCCCTGTGGGACCGGGACGGTGCCCATGGCCCCGCCAGTTCCGGCTTCGATCACCTCCGGATCGACAACAGTTACACCTACACGCAGTTCGCGTTCCGCCGCGCAGGTACCGGCCGCGTCATCCGGGGCGGCCTTTCCGCTTCCCTGAATAACGACACCTTTGTGTTTTCCGCTGCCGAGAACGGTGCCGGCGTCATGGAACTCGGAGTCCGGCAACAGCAGCTTCATGGAAAGGTAGTGGCGGATCATCAGGTTGCCGACCGGATGCTGCTCAAAACAGGTGCCGAGGCCTTTGTAAACCGGTACCGTGAAGAAATCCTCCCGGAACACATGGAGCGAAGCCTGTCCGGCCTGCTTGGAGGCGCTTTCGCGGAAGTCGACTATCTCTTCAGCAATGCGCTGACGGTCCGCGCCGGACTGCGTGTCGCTTACAGCGACCTGGCCGGTCAATGGTGGCTGCCACTTCGTTTTTCCATGGCATGGGAGCTGCCCCACGGACTCGGTCAGGTTTCCGCGGCGGCCGGCACCTTCCACCAGATGCCGGATGAGGAGCTGCACGTGGTGCAGCCCGATATGGCGGTATCCGAATCCCGTCACCTGATCCTGAACTACCAATACCGCAGTACGGTTCGCACCTTCCGCATCGAAGCCTACCACAAGGAGTACGACAAACTTGCCACCTACCGTGGTTCCCGTTTCCGGTATCACGATATCGCGCAAACCGGAAGTGGTTCGGCCAGGGGGTTTGATGTGCTGATGCGTGACACCGGCAGTTTCACCAACACCGATTTCTGGATCAGTTACAGCTATATCGACAGCCGCAGGCAATTCGGCGGGTATGAAAGCCGGGTGCAGCCGGCCTTTGCGCCCCGACATAACGGATCACTGGTGGTCAAGCGATTTATTACGAAACTGCAATCCCAGCCCGGACTTTCACTCACCCTGAATGACGGATACCCCTACACCGATCCCGGTCAGCCCGGTGAAATGAACGCCCGCACCCGCACCTATGCCGACCTGAGCCTGAGCTGGAGTTACCTGCCCCGGCCCAACATCATCATCCATGTGGCATGTTCCAACGTAACCGGACGAAACAATGTCTTCGGATATGAGTATATCATGGATACATCGGGAAGTACACAGCGTCAGGCGGTGCGTCAAACCGCCCCGCGATTCTTCCTGGTCGGTCTTTTCTGGACTTTTTCCGGTGACAAAACCGCCAATCAACTCAACAACCTGTAA